The following proteins come from a genomic window of Acetivibrio cellulolyticus CD2:
- a CDS encoding arsenate reductase family protein yields MLLICYPKCTTCQKAQKWLDSNGISYHLRNIKTDNPTAEELKLWYSQSKLPLKRFWNTSGIQYKASGIKDKLPAMTDEEQLTLLATDGMLVKRPILVDENFVLVGFKVDEWENVVKN; encoded by the coding sequence ATGTTATTGATATGTTACCCAAAATGTACTACTTGCCAAAAAGCACAAAAGTGGCTGGATTCTAATGGCATTAGTTACCACTTGCGAAATATTAAGACTGATAATCCAACTGCCGAAGAACTGAAATTGTGGTACAGTCAAAGCAAACTTCCTCTGAAACGTTTTTGGAATACAAGTGGTATTCAATATAAAGCATCCGGCATAAAGGACAAGTTGCCTGCAATGACCGATGAGGAACAACTGACCCTCCTTGCCACTGATGGGATGTTAGTCAAGCGACCTATTCTGGTTGACGAAAACTTTGTGCTTGTTGGTTTCAAGGTGGATGAATGGGAGAATGTAGTTAAAAATTAA
- a CDS encoding RNA polymerase sigma factor produces the protein MNSDHILIEDTLKGNTESFTLLIKKYQQPIYSLLFKMTLSKEDSEEIMQDVFLKAFNNLYKFDIEKPFSSWIYRIALNTFKTHYRKNKKNKNLIPEEAIPESLLSSYENIEDSYEIKEEYKYIVQIINTLNSDQKTALILRHVQGFSNKEVGEIMGISAEAVKMKVQRARTTIWNKIKSFAGGK, from the coding sequence TTGAATAGCGATCATATACTGATTGAGGACACATTAAAAGGCAATACAGAATCCTTCACATTACTTATTAAAAAATATCAGCAGCCTATTTACAGCTTACTTTTTAAGATGACTCTATCAAAGGAAGATTCTGAAGAAATAATGCAGGATGTTTTTCTAAAAGCCTTTAACAATCTCTATAAATTTGATATTGAAAAGCCATTTTCCTCATGGATATACCGTATTGCATTAAACACTTTCAAAACTCACTATAGAAAGAATAAGAAAAACAAAAACCTTATTCCTGAAGAAGCTATCCCAGAATCGCTTTTGAGTTCCTACGAAAACATAGAGGATTCTTATGAAATTAAAGAAGAGTACAAATATATTGTTCAGATTATAAACACCCTTAATTCCGATCAGAAAACAGCACTTATTCTTCGCCATGTTCAAGGTTTTTCTAATAAGGAAGTTGGAGAAATAATGGGAATATCCGCAGAAGCTGTAAAAATGAAGGTTCAAAGAGCAAGAACAACAATCTGGAATAAAATAAAAAGCTTTGCAGGGGGAAAGTAA
- a CDS encoding anti-sigma factor family protein yields the protein MDCINIPENISKYIDNMLSVEESKKIESHMESCTDCKRFYNAMCLTNNYISKEIKVDEFFYTKVVDKLDPQMYRRNKTTFIAFRIINKLTPVLKPASVLLAVFLCTILVFQYGGYITGPKTRIEGGDQIVVTPIDLIYPLPIPLMFELPLGWKKVDLGYVINIFDEAGNEVGAIEEKYGLPNDSEILSEETFVSSFSGKHTIYTVRVNSPAYSDTQESCIEYHVFLPSGGYNFKYDLWLKDSDKAQMKEVLKNILQELLYAS from the coding sequence ATGGATTGCATAAATATACCTGAAAATATTTCAAAATATATCGACAATATGCTTTCTGTTGAAGAATCTAAAAAGATAGAATCACATATGGAGAGCTGTACAGACTGCAAAAGATTTTATAATGCCATGTGTCTTACAAACAATTATATTAGTAAAGAAATTAAAGTCGATGAATTCTTTTATACAAAAGTAGTTGATAAGCTTGATCCTCAAATGTACAGGAGAAACAAGACTACTTTCATTGCATTTAGGATTATAAACAAGCTTACTCCAGTGTTGAAACCCGCTTCTGTATTATTAGCAGTTTTTCTTTGCACAATTCTTGTTTTTCAATATGGAGGTTATATCACCGGACCTAAAACACGCATTGAAGGTGGAGATCAGATAGTTGTCACACCTATTGATTTAATATATCCACTTCCAATTCCCCTGATGTTTGAACTCCCATTAGGTTGGAAAAAAGTAGATCTGGGATATGTAATTAATATTTTTGATGAAGCCGGAAACGAAGTTGGAGCTATAGAAGAAAAATATGGGCTCCCAAATGACAGTGAAATACTTTCTGAAGAGACCTTTGTGTCTAGCTTTAGTGGTAAGCATACAATTTATACTGTTCGTGTAAATTCACCTGCTTATTCAGATACGCAAGAAAGTTGTATTGAATACCATGTATTTCTACCATCTGGCGGTTACAATTTCAAGTATGATCTTTGGCTAAAAGATTCAGATAAAGCCCAAATGAAAGAAGTTTTAAAGAATATTCTTCAGGAGCTTTTATATGCCTCCTAG
- a CDS encoding glycoside hydrolase family 9 protein gives MKKLCSIFMVAVMSLTTAIVPVFNASAASISSSSYSEALKDSIWFYDANKCGKDVAADNVFSWRGACHTTDGSNVGVDLTGGFHDCGDHIKFGITNGYAASILGWSLYEFKGAFDASGNTNKMLSTLKYFTDYFMRCRVSATKYYYHVGDPSDHEYWGPPEQQTGSRSLTRYMGSGQGAADVCGLYSGALSLMYLNYKSIDSTYADKCLTYAKELYALGKNNPGLCSADAFYTSSDWKDDMAWAAMWLYAIEKDNSYLNDVNTWVPIPATNWTICWNDMKLAVAAVGAEVTGESKYKDALSSSLSFWKNSVTTSGGGLKILDSWGTLRYTSAECLLSMVYYKLYKDDSAKTFAKSQMDYILGNNPANMSYIIGFGSNYPKHPHHRAASGYVGWNDWKNPAKNVLTGALVGGPDSGDSYTDLTDKYTCSEVGIDYNAGLVGALAGMVQYFGDIPQNTNTPVTPSPTPTSTNPSFTYGDLDNNDKVNSIDFALLRQVLLGIPTTNVNMSAADLNDDGQVNSIDFGIFRGYLLGKFSPLPYKV, from the coding sequence ATGAAAAAATTATGTTCAATTTTTATGGTGGCTGTGATGTCACTCACAACCGCTATTGTTCCAGTTTTCAACGCATCAGCTGCAAGCATATCCAGTTCGAGTTATTCTGAAGCATTAAAGGATTCGATTTGGTTTTATGATGCTAACAAGTGCGGAAAAGATGTAGCAGCTGACAATGTATTCAGTTGGAGGGGTGCATGTCATACCACCGATGGAAGTAACGTTGGAGTTGATCTTACAGGGGGCTTTCATGATTGTGGTGACCATATCAAATTCGGTATAACAAACGGGTACGCTGCTTCAATTCTTGGCTGGTCACTGTATGAGTTTAAAGGTGCTTTTGATGCATCGGGAAACACTAATAAGATGTTATCCACACTCAAGTATTTTACAGATTATTTTATGAGATGTCGTGTAAGTGCCACAAAATATTATTACCACGTTGGTGATCCTTCCGATCATGAATATTGGGGTCCACCGGAACAACAAACAGGTTCAAGATCATTAACGCGTTATATGGGTTCGGGACAAGGAGCTGCTGATGTATGCGGGTTATATAGTGGTGCTCTATCACTTATGTACTTAAATTACAAGAGTATTGATTCAACATATGCAGACAAGTGTCTTACATATGCCAAAGAACTGTATGCACTTGGTAAAAATAACCCTGGACTTTGCAGTGCAGATGCGTTTTACACATCAAGTGATTGGAAAGATGATATGGCATGGGCTGCAATGTGGCTGTATGCTATAGAAAAAGACAATTCATACTTAAATGATGTTAATACATGGGTACCTATACCTGCTACAAACTGGACAATTTGCTGGAATGATATGAAGCTTGCTGTAGCAGCAGTAGGAGCTGAAGTAACCGGAGAGTCCAAATATAAGGATGCCCTATCCTCCAGCTTGTCATTTTGGAAGAACAGTGTTACTACATCAGGTGGTGGATTGAAAATACTCGATTCCTGGGGTACGTTAAGATATACTTCGGCTGAGTGTTTGCTTTCGATGGTATACTACAAGTTATACAAGGATGATTCGGCTAAGACCTTTGCTAAGTCACAAATGGATTATATTTTGGGTAACAATCCGGCCAACATGTCTTATATAATCGGATTTGGATCCAATTATCCAAAACACCCACATCACAGAGCAGCTAGCGGATATGTAGGTTGGAATGATTGGAAGAATCCAGCGAAGAATGTTTTAACTGGTGCGCTGGTTGGTGGTCCAGATAGTGGCGATTCATATACTGATTTGACAGACAAATATACGTGTTCTGAAGTTGGAATAGACTATAATGCAGGTTTAGTTGGTGCTTTAGCGGGTATGGTTCAATACTTCGGAGATATTCCACAGAATACTAATACACCAGTTACTCCATCACCTACACCTACATCTACAAATCCATCATTTACATATGGGGATCTAGATAATAATGATAAAGTAAATTCTATCGACTTTGCATTATTAAGGCAAGTTTTACTTGGCATTCCTACTACAAATGTAAATATGTCAGCTGCCGATCTTAATGATGATGGACAGGTAAACTCGATTGACTTTGGAATTTTTAGAGGATATTTGCTTGGGAAATTTAGCCCGTTGCCATATAAAGTCTAG
- a CDS encoding acyltransferase, whose amino-acid sequence MSKRYTEFDFIRVFAALSVIAIHITSVYVYQNKYALFINQFSRYSVPLFILLSGLLLYLSHKGKELKIMNFYQKRLNKVFIPFVFWTLFYLLLSNFNAIKTGQATIQSFLILFTKGLIYGNGHAHLYFITIIVQLYLLYPALNYMINKWERLTLCISLLITSIYQTGIYLSMLGKIKLPWSPLPYYEFVPTWLFFFIFGMFVAKNISKFTDFISNKTVLLGVMWISSLILLLVDCKLTNIFESVRPSVLLYCILTFFFIYSILTNIKIHSAKIHTLIGWLSSQSFLIYFSHLFFMKVAGYTLRKLGLTAVVTGTPYLVLLFLETLLLTLIFALIVGVTPIAPFIGGFKNKINFNSSRSISK is encoded by the coding sequence ATGAGCAAAAGATATACAGAGTTTGATTTTATAAGAGTTTTTGCCGCTTTATCCGTTATTGCAATCCATATCACTTCAGTTTACGTTTACCAGAACAAGTATGCACTTTTTATAAACCAATTTTCAAGGTATTCCGTTCCACTATTCATTTTGTTGTCAGGATTACTTCTTTATCTTTCACACAAGGGTAAGGAATTGAAAATAATGAACTTTTACCAGAAACGTCTAAATAAAGTTTTTATTCCTTTCGTCTTCTGGACATTGTTTTATTTGTTGTTATCCAATTTCAACGCTATAAAAACAGGTCAAGCAACTATTCAAAGCTTTCTTATACTTTTTACAAAAGGCCTGATATATGGCAATGGACATGCTCATCTTTATTTTATTACCATAATAGTCCAACTGTATTTGCTTTACCCTGCACTAAATTATATGATCAACAAATGGGAACGCCTTACATTGTGCATTTCACTTTTAATCACTAGTATTTATCAAACTGGAATATATTTATCAATGCTGGGTAAAATTAAACTCCCATGGTCCCCGTTACCATATTATGAGTTTGTACCGACATGGTTATTTTTCTTTATATTCGGTATGTTCGTAGCAAAAAACATATCAAAATTTACCGACTTTATTAGTAATAAAACTGTACTTCTGGGAGTAATGTGGATTTCAAGCCTGATATTGCTGCTCGTGGACTGTAAATTAACAAATATTTTCGAAAGTGTACGACCTAGTGTGCTTCTTTACTGCATACTAACATTCTTTTTCATATACAGCATATTAACAAATATAAAAATACATTCAGCTAAAATCCATACCTTGATTGGCTGGCTTTCTTCCCAATCATTTTTGATCTATTTCAGTCATCTCTTCTTTATGAAAGTTGCAGGCTATACGCTTAGAAAACTTGGTTTAACAGCAGTAGTAACAGGAACCCCATATTTAGTTTTGCTTTTCCTGGAAACACTATTATTAACTTTAATCTTTGCATTAATTGTAGGAGTAACTCCAATTGCTCCATTTATTGGAGGTTTCAAGAACAAAATCAATTTTAACAGTTCTAGGTCTATAAGCAAATAA
- a CDS encoding S1 domain-containing RNA-binding protein produces MLVEVGKIVEGKVSGITNFGAFVQLSNGQTGLVHISEVAEEYVKDIKAHLNENQVVKVKIISVDKNGKISLSIKKALDPKPVVKSSKPAEIDWNSGNSGNCGNLSFEDRLSKFMKDSDEKLHDLKKNFESKRGGGGYKRSAQY; encoded by the coding sequence ATGCTCGTTGAAGTAGGTAAAATCGTTGAGGGAAAGGTTTCTGGCATTACCAATTTTGGAGCTTTCGTTCAACTTTCTAATGGCCAGACCGGATTGGTTCACATCTCAGAAGTTGCCGAAGAGTATGTTAAAGACATTAAAGCACATCTTAATGAAAACCAAGTTGTAAAAGTTAAAATCATTTCTGTGGACAAAAATGGAAAGATAAGCTTATCCATTAAGAAGGCTTTAGATCCAAAACCCGTTGTAAAATCTAGTAAACCTGCAGAGATTGACTGGAATAGCGGAAATTCTGGAAATTGTGGAAATTTGTCATTTGAAGATCGCCTTTCTAAATTTATGAAAGACAGCGACGAGAAACTTCATGACTTGAAAAAGAATTTCGAATCTAAAAGAGGTGGAGGCGGATATAAGAGATCTGCTCAATACTAA
- a CDS encoding FtsB family cell division protein — translation MNKRKKSKFGTIVFFAALAYLIYLLVNQQGVLYAKQAQIDGIDSKIQAEEENNARLKKQSEEINSNESVEKIARDMLGMVKHGERVFVDNNK, via the coding sequence ATGAACAAAAGAAAAAAGTCTAAATTTGGAACAATAGTTTTTTTTGCTGCCCTTGCATATTTGATTTATCTATTGGTAAATCAACAGGGTGTTCTTTATGCAAAACAGGCTCAAATAGACGGAATTGATTCTAAAATTCAGGCAGAGGAAGAGAATAACGCAAGACTTAAAAAACAGAGTGAAGAGATTAATTCTAATGAAAGTGTTGAAAAGATAGCAAGAGATATGCTTGGTATGGTTAAGCATGGAGAACGGGTTTTTGTTGACAATAACAAATAA
- the yabQ gene encoding spore cortex biosynthesis protein YabQ, protein MIIAFIYDVFRIRRKAIKSSNIIVYFEDFIYWILVSLVLFAVVYISNDGELRGYLLIGAVIGIILYSLLLSKIIMTVFLFTIRVVYKFFVTAFSIILFPFKIIFKILKVPAKIVYNSLGKVFGRARRLGKDNIGKFKIWKKRFKNIIKKI, encoded by the coding sequence ATGATTATAGCCTTTATCTATGATGTTTTCAGGATTAGAAGGAAGGCTATAAAGTCAAGTAATATAATTGTATATTTCGAGGATTTTATATACTGGATTTTAGTGTCCCTGGTACTTTTTGCTGTCGTTTATATAAGTAATGATGGGGAGCTAAGAGGATATTTACTTATAGGAGCTGTTATAGGTATAATTTTGTACTCTCTGCTTCTCAGTAAAATTATAATGACAGTATTTCTGTTTACAATAAGGGTAGTTTATAAGTTCTTTGTAACTGCTTTCAGTATAATATTATTTCCTTTTAAAATTATCTTTAAGATATTGAAAGTACCTGCCAAAATAGTCTATAATAGTTTGGGAAAAGTTTTCGGGAGAGCCCGCAGATTAGGTAAAGATAACATAGGCAAGTTTAAAATTTGGAAAAAAAGGTTTAAGAATATTATAAAAAAGATTTAA
- the yabP gene encoding sporulation protein YabP, which yields MNEDKKISRQTSQNLIMENREKLSLSGVLKVRSFDDETVEIETELGVLIVCGEDLHINKLSIDNSELSIEGYIVSCEYNDSESSRSKGMGFFSKMFR from the coding sequence ATGAATGAGGATAAGAAAATATCAAGGCAAACTTCTCAAAATCTTATAATGGAGAATAGGGAGAAGCTTAGCCTATCTGGAGTTCTTAAAGTAAGAAGTTTTGATGATGAAACTGTAGAGATAGAAACAGAGTTAGGTGTACTTATTGTATGTGGTGAAGACTTACATATCAACAAATTGAGTATAGACAATTCAGAACTTAGCATTGAGGGGTATATTGTCAGCTGCGAATACAATGATAGTGAAAGTTCAAGATCTAAAGGTATGGGCTTCTTTTCCAAAATGTTTAGATAG
- a CDS encoding RNA-binding S4 domain-containing protein, producing the protein MRIDKYLKVSRLIKRRTLANEACEQGRVKINDKVAKPGSEIKVGDIIEIQFGNSNTKVEVTSISEHVLKADSKEMFTIL; encoded by the coding sequence ATGAGAATAGACAAGTATCTTAAGGTATCAAGACTTATCAAAAGGCGTACTTTGGCAAACGAGGCCTGCGAACAAGGGCGTGTGAAAATAAATGATAAGGTTGCAAAGCCAGGTTCAGAAATCAAAGTAGGGGATATTATTGAGATTCAGTTTGGAAACAGCAATACCAAAGTGGAAGTCACGTCGATAAGTGAGCATGTTCTCAAAGCCGATTCAAAAGAAATGTTTACAATTCTATAA
- a CDS encoding HU family DNA-binding protein, translating to MNKTDLVASMAEKGDLSKKDAEKALNAFIESVEEALSQGDKIQLVGFGSFEVRERAARKGRNPQTKEEINIPATKAPIFKVGKGLKDLVNK from the coding sequence ATGAATAAGACAGATTTAGTTGCAAGTATGGCAGAAAAAGGTGATTTGTCAAAAAAGGATGCAGAAAAGGCGCTTAATGCTTTTATAGAAAGTGTAGAAGAGGCTCTTTCACAAGGTGACAAAATCCAATTAGTAGGCTTCGGCTCATTTGAAGTAAGAGAAAGAGCAGCAAGAAAGGGCAGAAACCCACAAACTAAAGAAGAAATCAATATTCCTGCAACAAAAGCTCCAATCTTTAAGGTTGGTAAGGGATTGAAGGATTTAGTCAACAAATAG
- the mazG gene encoding nucleoside triphosphate pyrophosphohydrolase, whose product MLKDKYTFSDLVDIMKLLRSENGCPWDREQTHESIKKYLIEETYEVLEVIDLNDKKRLNEELGDLLLQVVFHAQIAQEEGNFTIEDVITGICRKMVLRHTHVFGEAKAETADDVLVNWEEIKKKEKGIESQTGVLKDVPSNLPALMRSYKVQQKASQVGFDWDNVEDVLKKVDEEIDELKDVYKSKDVERINDELGDVLFSIVNLSRFLKVQPELALTGSINKFIKRFEYIETESKKEGKSLQDMSLEEMDELWNKSKIHI is encoded by the coding sequence ATGCTAAAGGATAAATATACATTTTCTGATTTGGTAGATATTATGAAGCTATTAAGAAGTGAAAACGGATGTCCGTGGGATAGGGAACAGACTCATGAAAGTATAAAAAAGTATCTGATTGAGGAAACCTATGAGGTTCTTGAGGTTATTGACTTGAATGATAAAAAGAGGCTTAATGAAGAACTTGGAGACTTATTGCTGCAAGTTGTTTTTCATGCACAGATAGCTCAAGAAGAGGGGAATTTCACAATTGAGGATGTAATAACGGGCATATGCAGGAAAATGGTTTTAAGGCACACACATGTTTTTGGCGAAGCTAAGGCTGAGACTGCTGATGATGTTCTGGTAAATTGGGAAGAGATAAAAAAGAAGGAGAAGGGTATTGAAAGCCAGACAGGTGTACTTAAGGATGTTCCTTCAAATCTTCCAGCTTTAATGAGAAGTTATAAGGTACAACAAAAGGCATCCCAGGTTGGGTTTGATTGGGATAATGTTGAAGATGTGCTGAAAAAGGTAGACGAAGAAATAGATGAATTGAAGGATGTATATAAAAGTAAAGATGTGGAAAGAATAAATGATGAGCTAGGGGATGTATTATTTTCCATAGTAAATTTGTCCAGATTTTTAAAAGTACAACCGGAACTTGCCTTAACGGGTTCAATAAATAAGTTCATCAAAAGGTTTGAGTATATTGAAACAGAAAGCAAAAAGGAAGGCAAAAGCCTTCAAGATATGTCTTTAGAAGAAATGGACGAGCTATGGAACAAGTCAAAAATACATATTTAA
- a CDS encoding L,D-transpeptidase, with protein MYMYVCPFMIRAAYKIVINTSARNLTLYKDEKWFMSFPVAVGKPSTPTPKGTYRIINKAVNPGGPFGARWLGLSIPSGGYGIHGTNDPSSIGKAVSHGCVRMHNNDVITLYNIVSVGTTVEII; from the coding sequence ATGTACATGTATGTGTGTCCATTTATGATAAGAGCTGCGTACAAAATTGTCATAAATACAAGCGCTCGAAATCTAACCCTATATAAAGATGAAAAATGGTTTATGTCCTTTCCTGTTGCTGTGGGTAAACCTTCCACACCCACACCCAAAGGCACCTACCGTATAATAAATAAGGCCGTAAATCCCGGAGGACCATTTGGGGCAAGGTGGCTTGGCCTTAGTATACCGTCGGGAGGATATGGTATCCACGGTACAAATGACCCATCTTCGATAGGAAAGGCTGTTTCTCACGGGTGTGTCCGGATGCATAACAATGATGTCATCACTCTATATAATATAGTATCCGTTGGGACTACTGTTGAGATTATTTAA
- the spoVT gene encoding stage V sporulation protein T, protein MKATGIVRRIDDLGRVVIPKEIRRTLRIREGDPLEIFTDREGEVILKKYSPIGELSDFAAQYAESLHKTSGHITCISDRDTIIAVSGASKKEFLEKSLSSDVEKIIEEKTTLVVKAPEEKTITILADENGERRYSSQVVSPIISEGDPIGAVMFLSTDPNVRMGEVEAKLAQTAAGFLGKQMEQ, encoded by the coding sequence TTGAAGGCTACCGGAATAGTTAGAAGAATAGACGATTTAGGCAGAGTAGTTATTCCAAAAGAGATTAGAAGGACTTTGAGAATAAGAGAAGGAGATCCTCTAGAAATATTTACTGATAGAGAAGGCGAAGTTATATTAAAGAAGTATTCACCTATCGGTGAACTAAGTGATTTTGCTGCTCAGTATGCAGAGTCACTTCACAAGACAAGCGGACATATAACATGTATTTCCGATAGAGATACTATAATTGCTGTTTCAGGTGCATCCAAAAAGGAGTTTCTTGAAAAGTCATTAAGTTCTGATGTGGAAAAAATTATTGAAGAAAAAACTACTTTGGTTGTTAAAGCTCCTGAAGAAAAGACAATTACGATTTTAGCGGATGAAAACGGAGAAAGAAGGTATTCATCGCAGGTAGTTTCTCCAATAATCTCAGAAGGGGATCCTATTGGTGCAGTTATGTTCTTGTCAACAGACCCGAATGTACGGATGGGAGAAGTGGAAGCTAAATTAGCACAGACAGCAGCAGGGTTCCTTGGAAAGCAAATGGAACAGTAA
- a CDS encoding peptidylprolyl isomerase, with product MTKNKKNKKTIIIFASILVLLLAVAGWLYYVNSTNYVATIKGEKITTDEFNFFLGSTKTEMETNANVDKTSETALNEFWNTKVEGVPARDYAKQQALDSAKEFKIQYIKAKEKGLKLEEGDLKDVKSTLDNIKSGMSSNYGGDKLGEEEFKKTYNIGYDRYENILKDLMLVYKYVEGELPTFSVSETEMKDYYKKSASAVDTVSVRRIMFATVDLQTGKEFTEQEKKDKKAQADDVLEKIKAGGDAEKLAVDLSDDTTVKDNKGLFEVTSNSNTNIPGFQEWALEHKIGDTDILTTQYGYFVVKVEDRTTYDEVKDKVKEAVETQKYLERLENWKKESQYDVKKNDSIYNKINIK from the coding sequence TTGACAAAAAATAAGAAAAACAAAAAGACAATTATTATTTTTGCATCAATATTAGTTTTATTGCTGGCAGTAGCAGGTTGGCTGTATTACGTAAATTCGACGAATTATGTAGCTACAATAAAGGGTGAAAAGATTACAACTGATGAGTTTAACTTCTTCCTTGGATCAACAAAGACCGAAATGGAGACTAATGCCAATGTTGATAAGACCAGTGAAACTGCTCTTAATGAATTTTGGAACACAAAGGTTGAAGGAGTACCTGCAAGGGATTATGCAAAACAACAGGCACTTGACAGCGCAAAGGAGTTTAAAATTCAATATATAAAAGCAAAAGAAAAAGGTTTGAAGTTGGAAGAAGGAGATCTTAAGGACGTAAAATCAACACTAGACAATATCAAGAGTGGCATGTCAAGTAATTACGGCGGAGATAAACTAGGAGAGGAAGAATTCAAGAAAACCTACAATATAGGTTATGACAGGTATGAGAATATACTTAAGGATCTAATGCTGGTATATAAATATGTTGAAGGAGAGCTTCCTACTTTTAGTGTATCAGAAACTGAAATGAAGGATTATTATAAAAAAAGTGCAAGTGCTGTTGATACAGTATCAGTAAGGCGTATCATGTTTGCCACAGTAGACCTTCAAACAGGGAAGGAATTTACTGAACAGGAGAAAAAAGATAAAAAAGCTCAAGCAGATGACGTTTTGGAAAAGATTAAAGCTGGCGGAGATGCAGAAAAACTTGCTGTTGATCTGTCTGATGATACAACAGTCAAAGATAACAAGGGTTTATTTGAAGTCACAAGTAATAGTAATACAAATATACCGGGTTTTCAGGAATGGGCTCTTGAACATAAAATTGGGGATACTGATATATTGACAACACAATATGGCTATTTCGTTGTAAAAGTGGAAGACAGAACAACCTATGATGAGGTTAAAGACAAAGTCAAAGAGGCCGTTGAAACTCAGAAGTATTTGGAGAGATTGGAGAATTGGAAGAAAGAATCTCAATATGATGTTAAGAAAAATGATAGTATTTATAACAAAATAAATATAAAGTAA